In Streptomyces capitiformicae, one genomic interval encodes:
- a CDS encoding LacI family DNA-binding transcriptional regulator: MVQISKEPAPPSPLQRSVPTSADVARLAGVSRATVSYVLNNTSAVRISEPTRRRVHDAAKELGYVPHAAARSLRAGHSRMVLMPTPKVPIGPLYSQFINDLQWALSRLDYTVVQYGGVALRGDEAARAWAELRPVAVIVPGEGLGPQGVAVLKRSGARAVVALSPEPVEGAHVLLLDHGCVGHSAGRHLVERGRRRIGVVVPEEPGLGVFSQPRLAGVRRAVRGTEATVTELPLAYDEGAAAQLAARWRSLGLDAVFAYNDEYAMLLLRALQDEGIGVPDETAVVGADDLMLGRLLRPRLSTVHIELPAGRDLAELVDRAVRDAGMIPATHDVLGARIVHRESS; this comes from the coding sequence ATGGTGCAGATATCGAAAGAGCCCGCCCCGCCGTCGCCCCTGCAACGTTCCGTGCCCACGAGCGCCGATGTGGCCCGTCTCGCGGGAGTCTCACGCGCGACGGTGAGTTATGTCCTCAACAACACCAGTGCCGTCCGCATCAGCGAGCCCACCCGCCGCCGGGTCCACGACGCCGCCAAGGAACTCGGATACGTCCCGCACGCCGCGGCCCGCAGTCTGCGCGCCGGCCACAGCCGCATGGTGCTGATGCCGACCCCGAAGGTGCCCATCGGGCCCCTCTACAGCCAGTTCATCAACGACCTGCAGTGGGCCCTCAGCCGCCTCGACTACACCGTCGTGCAGTACGGCGGCGTCGCCCTGCGCGGCGACGAGGCCGCCCGTGCCTGGGCCGAGCTGCGCCCGGTCGCGGTGATCGTCCCCGGCGAAGGGCTCGGCCCCCAGGGCGTGGCCGTCCTGAAGCGCTCCGGCGCCCGCGCCGTCGTCGCGCTCAGCCCCGAGCCCGTCGAGGGCGCCCATGTGCTGCTCCTGGACCACGGCTGCGTCGGCCACAGCGCCGGCCGGCACCTGGTCGAGCGAGGGCGCCGCCGTATAGGCGTCGTCGTACCCGAGGAACCCGGCCTCGGGGTCTTCTCCCAGCCGCGACTCGCGGGCGTACGACGCGCGGTGCGCGGCACGGAGGCGACGGTCACGGAGCTGCCCCTGGCGTACGACGAGGGGGCCGCGGCGCAACTCGCCGCGCGGTGGCGCTCCCTCGGTCTGGACGCCGTGTTCGCGTACAACGACGAGTACGCGATGCTGCTGCTGCGGGCCCTGCAGGACGAGGGCATCGGCGTCCCCGACGAGACGGCCGTGGTCGGTGCCGACGACCTGATGCTCGGCCGGTTGCTGCGCCCCCGCCTCAGCACCGTCCACATCGAACTACCGGCCGGCCGCGACCTCGCCGAACTCGTCGACCGCGCGGTCCGTGACGCCGGCATGATCCCCGCGACCCACGACGTACTCGGCGCGAGAATCGTCCACCGCGAATCGAGCTGA
- the trxA gene encoding thioredoxin, with the protein MDAMSSTVELTKENFDQTVTENDFVLIDFWASWCGPCRQFAPVYEKAAADNPDLVFGKVDTEAQPELAQAFAIQSIPTLMIVRDQVAVFAQPGALPEAALTDVIGRARKLDMDEVRKAVAEQQAQAEQNGQ; encoded by the coding sequence ATGGACGCCATGAGCAGCACCGTGGAGCTCACCAAGGAGAACTTCGACCAGACGGTCACCGAGAACGACTTCGTCCTGATCGACTTCTGGGCGTCCTGGTGCGGGCCGTGCCGCCAGTTCGCGCCGGTCTACGAGAAGGCCGCCGCGGACAACCCCGACCTGGTGTTCGGCAAGGTGGACACCGAGGCGCAGCCGGAGCTGGCCCAGGCCTTCGCCATTCAGTCGATCCCGACGCTGATGATCGTCCGTGACCAGGTCGCCGTGTTCGCACAGCCGGGCGCCCTGCCGGAGGCGGCGCTGACCGACGTCATCGGACGAGCCCGCAAGCTCGACATGGACGAGGTCCGTAAGGCGGTCGCCGAACAGCAGGCGCAGGCCGAGCAGAACGGTCAGTGA
- a CDS encoding dihydrolipoyl dehydrogenase family protein has translation MTETEHTDNTTRSTTTDYDVVVLGAGPVGENVVDRTRAAGLSTAVVESELVGGECSYWACMPSKALLRPAIARADARRVPGLRHLVQGPLDAAEVLAHRDYETAHWKDDGQISWLESIGADLYRGKGRLAGSRRVEVDAPDGGRHVLTARHAVVISTGSRAQLPDLPGLAQVRPWTSREATSAKEVPDRLLVVGGGVVAVEMATAWQALGSEVTVLVRGKGLLPRMEPFAGELVAEALTEAGADIRTGTSVTAVTRENGTVVALTDAGDRLEADEILFATGRAPRTDDLGLDTVGLEPGSWLPVDDSLRVTGSSWLYAVGDVNHRALLTHQGKYQARIAGAAIAARAAGVPLLESDPWGAHAATADHAAVPQVVFTDPEAAAVGLSLAEAEQAGHRVRAVDVEFSSVAGAGLYADGYRGRARMVVDLDHETLRGVTFVGPAVSELLQSATIAVAGEVPVSRLWHAVPSYPTVSEVWLRLLEAYRG, from the coding sequence ATGACGGAAACGGAACACACCGACAACACAACGCGTTCGACCACGACCGACTACGACGTCGTGGTGCTCGGTGCCGGACCCGTGGGGGAGAACGTCGTCGACCGCACCCGCGCCGCCGGCCTGTCCACCGCGGTCGTGGAGAGCGAACTGGTCGGCGGCGAGTGCTCGTACTGGGCGTGCATGCCCAGCAAGGCCCTGCTGCGCCCCGCGATCGCCCGTGCCGACGCCCGCCGCGTCCCCGGCCTGCGCCACCTGGTGCAGGGCCCACTGGACGCCGCCGAAGTCCTCGCCCACCGTGACTACGAGACCGCCCACTGGAAGGACGACGGCCAGATCTCGTGGCTGGAGAGCATCGGGGCGGACCTCTACCGCGGCAAGGGCCGTCTGGCCGGCTCCCGCAGGGTCGAGGTCGACGCCCCGGACGGCGGCCGCCACGTCCTCACCGCCCGGCACGCGGTGGTGATCTCCACCGGCAGCCGCGCCCAACTGCCCGACCTGCCGGGGCTCGCGCAGGTCAGGCCCTGGACGAGCCGCGAGGCCACCAGTGCGAAGGAGGTCCCGGACCGGCTGCTCGTCGTGGGCGGCGGTGTCGTCGCCGTCGAGATGGCCACCGCCTGGCAGGCCCTCGGCTCCGAGGTCACCGTCCTCGTACGCGGCAAGGGGCTGCTGCCCCGGATGGAGCCCTTCGCCGGTGAACTCGTCGCCGAGGCGCTCACGGAGGCCGGCGCGGACATCCGCACCGGGACCTCGGTGACGGCGGTGACCCGCGAGAACGGCACCGTGGTGGCCCTCACCGACGCCGGCGACCGCCTGGAGGCCGACGAGATCCTCTTCGCCACCGGACGCGCCCCGCGCACCGATGACCTCGGCCTCGACACGGTCGGCCTGGAACCCGGCTCATGGCTGCCCGTCGACGACAGCCTCCGGGTGACGGGCAGCTCCTGGCTCTACGCGGTCGGCGACGTCAACCACCGGGCGCTGCTGACCCACCAAGGCAAGTACCAGGCGCGTATCGCCGGGGCCGCCATCGCCGCCCGTGCGGCCGGGGTCCCCCTCCTGGAGAGCGACCCCTGGGGCGCCCACGCCGCCACCGCCGACCACGCCGCCGTTCCGCAGGTCGTCTTCACCGACCCCGAGGCCGCCGCCGTGGGCCTCTCCCTCGCCGAGGCGGAACAGGCCGGCCACCGCGTCCGCGCCGTCGACGTCGAGTTCTCCTCCGTGGCGGGGGCGGGCCTGTACGCCGACGGCTACCGGGGCCGCGCCCGCATGGTCGTCGACCTCGACCACGAGACCCTCCGCGGGGTCACCTTCGTCGGCCCTGCCGTCAGCGAACTCCTGCAGTCCGCCACGATCGCCGTCGCCGGCGAGGTCCCCGTCAGCCGCCTCTGGCACGCGGTGCCCTCGTACCCGACGGTCAGCGAGGTGTGGCTGCGACTGCTGGAGGCGTACCGGGGCTGA
- a CDS encoding peptide deformylase, giving the protein MAYERDRTESRPLSDRVEELLAHEGPLPIVAAGDPVLRRTAEPFTGQLDPALLARFVAALRATMHAAPGVGLAAPQVGVSLRIAVIEDPAPVPEEVRLARGRVPQPFRVLVNPSYEAVGPYRDAFFEGCLSVPGWQAVVARHAKVRLRALDEHGQAVDEEFAGWPARIVQHETDHLGGTLYLDRAELRSFSSNQAMADRWNDPTPARAARDLGFLLPE; this is encoded by the coding sequence ATGGCCTATGAACGTGATCGCACCGAGTCCCGCCCCCTGAGCGACCGGGTCGAGGAACTCCTCGCCCATGAGGGCCCGCTGCCGATCGTCGCCGCGGGCGACCCGGTGCTGCGCCGCACCGCCGAGCCCTTCACCGGCCAGCTGGACCCCGCCCTCCTGGCCCGCTTTGTCGCCGCCCTGCGCGCCACCATGCACGCGGCGCCGGGCGTCGGCCTCGCCGCACCGCAGGTCGGGGTGTCCCTGCGGATCGCGGTGATCGAGGACCCGGCGCCGGTCCCGGAGGAGGTACGGCTCGCCCGCGGCCGGGTCCCGCAGCCGTTCCGCGTCCTGGTCAACCCGTCGTACGAGGCGGTGGGGCCGTACCGTGACGCGTTCTTCGAGGGCTGCCTGAGCGTGCCTGGCTGGCAGGCCGTCGTGGCCCGGCACGCCAAGGTCCGGCTGCGGGCGCTCGACGAACACGGGCAGGCGGTGGACGAGGAGTTCGCGGGGTGGCCCGCCCGGATCGTCCAGCACGAGACGGACCACCTGGGCGGCACGCTCTACCTCGACCGCGCCGAGCTGCGCTCCTTCTCCTCGAACCAGGCGATGGCCGACCGCTGGAACGACCCGACCCCGGCCCGCGCCGCCCGGGACCTCGGGTTCCTGCTGCCGGAGTGA